One part of the Flavobacterium johnsoniae UW101 genome encodes these proteins:
- a CDS encoding YggS family pyridoxal phosphate-dependent enzyme: MSIQSNLNTIKATLPEHVTLVAVSKTKPVSDLMQAYEAGQRIFGENKIQEMTEKWEQMPKDIQWHMIGHVQSNKVKFMAPYVTLIHGVDSLKLLQEINKQALKNNRTIDCLLQIYIAEEESKFGLDENELNELLTSVEFKELKNIRILGLMGMATFTEDQNQIKKEFTHLKSIFNSIKNLKTENCSLNTISMGMSGDYQLAIECGSTMVRIGSSIFGGR, from the coding sequence ATGTCGATTCAATCGAATTTAAATACAATTAAAGCAACTTTACCTGAACACGTAACTCTAGTTGCCGTTTCAAAAACAAAACCTGTTTCAGATTTGATGCAGGCTTATGAAGCTGGCCAGCGCATTTTTGGAGAAAACAAAATACAGGAAATGACTGAGAAATGGGAACAAATGCCAAAAGACATTCAATGGCATATGATAGGTCATGTTCAGTCGAATAAGGTCAAATTTATGGCTCCTTATGTAACTTTGATTCATGGTGTTGACAGTTTGAAATTATTACAGGAAATCAATAAACAAGCTTTAAAAAATAACAGAACAATAGATTGCCTTCTTCAAATATATATTGCTGAAGAAGAATCTAAATTTGGTCTAGACGAAAACGAATTAAATGAACTTTTAACTTCTGTGGAGTTTAAAGAGTTAAAAAATATTCGTATCTTAGGTTTAATGGGAATGGCAACATTCACAGAAGATCAAAACCAGATAAAAAAAGAATTTACCCATTTAAAATCCATTTTTAATTCGATAAAAAATCTGAAAACTGAAAACTGCAGCCTGAACACCATATCGATGGGAATGTCTGGAGATTATCAATTGGCAATAGAATGCGGAAGCACAATGGTACGCATTGGAAGCAGCATTTTTGGAGGCAGATAA
- a CDS encoding four helix bundle protein — translation MEKIFNFEDRLVRFAGECIFFTRQLERLFENEYYKNQLIRSSGSASLNFGEAQGTVTDKDFIFKVSLVVKELKESRNSLKILDYIKEGDDSKRSKLLIEVEQLIAISSKMIINKR, via the coding sequence ATGGAAAAAATATTCAATTTTGAAGATCGATTAGTTCGTTTTGCTGGAGAATGTATTTTCTTTACAAGACAATTAGAAAGACTATTTGAAAACGAATATTATAAAAATCAATTAATTAGATCATCTGGAAGTGCATCTTTAAATTTTGGAGAAGCACAAGGAACAGTTACAGATAAAGATTTTATTTTTAAAGTTTCCTTAGTAGTAAAAGAGTTGAAAGAATCCAGAAACTCATTAAAAATTCTAGATTACATTAAAGAAGGAGATGACAGCAAAAGAAGCAAACTTCTGATTGAAGTAGAGCAATTAATTGCAATTTCATCAAAAATGATAATAAACAAAAGATAA
- a CDS encoding exonuclease domain-containing protein, with product MYAILDIETTGGQFNEEGITEIAIYKFDGHEVVDQFISLVNPEIPIQPFVVKLTGINNAMLRSAPKFYEVAKRIIEITTDCVIVAHNASFDYRILRTEFRRLGYDFEAKTLCTVELAKKLIPEQPSYSLGKLVRALGIPMADRHRASGDAMATTKLFKMLLEKDVEKTIVKDFIKLEVEKGISPKFLDIVNQMPAKTGVYYIYKEDGTLIYIGKSQNIKKRVNQHFTGITTKSKRIQAEVFTITYDETGSELIALLKESQEVKVNRPRYNRSQKKSVFPVALYAEKDSNGYINLRLEKADGRKKEITSFASLQEGKNALFRFTSKYHLCQKLTGLYQTKKECFQYKIKECDGACIGEVTPEVYNLRVQQFISENSFENKSIVLIDRGRNVNERSAILIENGIYKGYAYYDLNYQITNIDILKNILVPMQHNRDVKNIIQSYIRKSKSIKILQF from the coding sequence ATGTACGCAATACTAGACATAGAAACCACTGGGGGACAATTTAATGAAGAGGGAATTACTGAAATCGCTATCTACAAATTTGATGGGCATGAAGTAGTTGATCAATTCATCAGCCTTGTCAATCCTGAAATTCCCATTCAGCCTTTCGTAGTAAAACTGACCGGAATTAATAATGCTATGTTACGTTCTGCACCAAAATTCTACGAAGTTGCTAAACGAATTATAGAAATTACTACAGATTGCGTTATTGTCGCTCATAATGCTTCTTTTGACTATAGAATCCTGAGAACCGAATTTCGTCGTTTGGGTTATGATTTCGAAGCCAAAACGCTTTGCACAGTAGAATTAGCCAAAAAACTAATTCCAGAACAGCCTTCATACAGCTTAGGAAAACTGGTTCGCGCACTTGGAATCCCTATGGCCGACAGACACCGTGCAAGCGGAGACGCTATGGCAACCACAAAGCTGTTTAAAATGCTTTTGGAAAAAGATGTCGAAAAAACCATCGTAAAAGATTTTATAAAGCTGGAAGTAGAAAAAGGAATTTCTCCAAAATTCTTGGATATTGTAAATCAAATGCCTGCTAAAACTGGTGTTTACTATATTTATAAAGAAGACGGAACTTTAATTTACATTGGCAAAAGCCAAAATATCAAAAAAAGAGTCAATCAGCATTTTACCGGAATTACAACCAAAAGCAAAAGAATCCAGGCAGAAGTTTTTACCATAACGTATGATGAAACCGGAAGCGAATTAATCGCGCTTTTAAAAGAAAGCCAGGAAGTAAAAGTTAATCGTCCACGATACAATCGTTCGCAGAAAAAATCTGTATTTCCTGTAGCTTTATATGCCGAAAAAGATTCAAACGGTTATATCAACTTAAGACTGGAAAAAGCTGACGGACGTAAAAAAGAAATTACCTCTTTTGCTTCGTTACAAGAAGGAAAAAATGCACTTTTCAGATTTACGTCAAAATACCATTTGTGCCAAAAACTTACAGGTTTATATCAAACCAAAAAAGAGTGTTTTCAATATAAAATCAAAGAATGTGACGGCGCCTGCATCGGCGAAGTTACGCCAGAAGTTTACAATTTAAGAGTACAGCAATTCATTTCAGAAAACAGCTTTGAAAACAAAAGCATAGTATTGATAGACAGAGGTAGAAATGTAAACGAACGAAGTGCAATTCTAATTGAAAACGGAATATACAAAGGTTACGCCTATTACGATCTTAATTATCAAATTACGAATATCGACATCTTAAAAAATATTCTGGTCCCAATGCAGCATAACCGCGATGTAAAAAATATCATTCAGAGTTATATCCGCAAAAGCAAATCAATAAAAATACTTCAATTTTAA
- a CDS encoding ion transporter — translation MKNIKSQYEIFREKVKIVLYGTNTILGRMFDLVLLGLILLSVLLIMLDTVQGISSKYHQQLLICEWVITVFFTIEYILRIISIQKPVKYVFSFYGIIDLLAVLPMYLSIFFPGASILSIVRALRFLRLFKILHIPQINHQSLQLKEAIEASKEKILVFIYFVLISTVIIGTVMYLVEGRESGFTSIPMGIYWTIVTLTTVGYGDISPQTPLGQFIAAFVMILGYGIIAVPTGIVTAEFAKSSLKGSFVGTKKTCRKCQSQVHFDNAKYCYECGTELPNN, via the coding sequence ATGAAAAATATAAAATCACAATACGAAATCTTTAGAGAAAAAGTCAAAATTGTTCTATACGGCACCAACACCATATTAGGCCGAATGTTCGATTTAGTATTGCTGGGTTTAATTTTACTAAGCGTTCTATTAATAATGCTGGATACCGTTCAAGGTATCAGTTCTAAATATCACCAGCAATTGTTGATATGCGAATGGGTAATTACGGTATTTTTTACAATAGAATATATATTGCGAATTATTTCAATACAAAAACCCGTTAAATACGTTTTCAGCTTTTACGGAATCATCGATTTATTGGCTGTTTTGCCCATGTATTTATCCATCTTTTTCCCTGGCGCAAGTATTTTATCAATCGTAAGAGCATTACGTTTTCTTCGATTATTCAAAATTTTGCATATTCCGCAAATCAACCATCAATCCCTTCAATTAAAAGAAGCTATAGAAGCCAGCAAAGAAAAAATCTTGGTATTCATTTATTTTGTTTTAATCAGCACCGTAATCATTGGTACAGTTATGTATTTGGTTGAAGGCAGAGAATCAGGATTTACCAGCATTCCAATGGGAATTTACTGGACAATCGTAACCCTAACAACAGTTGGTTACGGAGATATTTCACCGCAAACACCACTCGGACAATTTATAGCTGCGTTTGTAATGATTTTAGGTTACGGAATCATCGCCGTCCCAACAGGAATCGTTACTGCCGAATTTGCCAAAAGCAGTCTGAAAGGTAGTTTTGTAGGCACTAAAAAAACATGTAGAAAATGTCAATCTCAAGTCCATTTCGATAACGCAAAATATTGCTACGAATGCGGAACCGAATTGCCAAATAATTAA
- the miaA gene encoding tRNA (adenosine(37)-N6)-dimethylallyltransferase MiaA — translation MKYLITIVGPTAIGKTALSIALAQHFKCEIVSCDSRQFFKEMTIGTAVPSQEELNSAKHHFIQNKSIFENYTVGDYEKEALAKIEELFEANDFVILIGGSGLYVDAILKGFDEFPEIDPNVRAEVNTNYEKLGIEYLQEQLKNLDPEYYQKITLENPQTLQNPQRMMRFVEVCIGSQKPYSSFLNLKKNNRNFTPILIGLDADREIIYSRINQRVDIMMNEGLLKEAETLYPNKALNALQTVGYRELFSYFDGDFTLPFAIEEIKKNTRRFSKRQLTWFKRNENTKWFDYSTDRNEIIHYIVENLKSSI, via the coding sequence ATGAAATATCTAATTACCATTGTCGGACCAACAGCTATAGGCAAAACAGCCTTGAGCATTGCTTTGGCACAACATTTTAAATGCGAAATCGTTTCTTGCGACAGCCGTCAATTTTTCAAAGAAATGACCATTGGAACCGCAGTTCCAAGTCAGGAAGAACTCAATTCTGCCAAGCATCATTTCATTCAAAATAAATCTATTTTCGAAAATTATACCGTTGGCGATTACGAAAAAGAAGCTTTAGCCAAAATTGAAGAACTGTTTGAAGCCAATGATTTTGTTATTCTTATTGGTGGATCAGGTTTATATGTAGATGCCATTCTAAAAGGTTTTGATGAATTTCCAGAAATAGATCCAAATGTTCGCGCCGAAGTAAATACAAATTATGAAAAACTTGGAATCGAATATCTTCAAGAACAATTAAAAAACCTAGATCCAGAATATTATCAAAAAATAACTTTGGAAAATCCGCAGACATTGCAAAACCCGCAACGAATGATGCGTTTTGTAGAAGTCTGCATTGGATCTCAAAAACCATATTCTTCTTTTTTAAACCTAAAGAAAAATAACCGAAACTTCACTCCTATTCTAATTGGTTTAGATGCCGACAGAGAAATCATTTACAGCAGAATCAACCAGCGTGTTGATATCATGATGAATGAAGGATTATTAAAAGAAGCCGAAACACTTTATCCCAACAAAGCGTTAAATGCACTCCAAACCGTCGGTTATAGAGAATTATTTAGTTATTTTGACGGAGATTTCACTTTGCCATTTGCCATTGAAGAAATCAAAAAAAACACAAGAAGATTTTCCAAAAGACAATTAACGTGGTTCAAACGAAATGAAAACACAAAATGGTTTGATTATTCGACTGACAGAAATGAGATTATTCATTACATCGTAGAAAATCTAAAATCATCAATATAA
- a CDS encoding acyl-[acyl-carrier-protein] thioesterase has product MPISPNFTSVLSKDWEINFTQCTPNGYLKYTDLCNLLQLTAAAHSEVGGISFTDMQEFDQAWVLSRMRVEITALPKWQDVVTVKTWINSLENSRSVRALEMYINGKKIVGSETYWAVFNTKARRPEALALPFEHFELFPEKRATTEGFSKININHEKEAVFEKTVYLSDLDIVNHVNNVKYFEWCLDHVDPKRIIKQEVKSFEMNFMKELSLQDNVVIHESEDDDHRTATFSITKDDKTCFALELHWK; this is encoded by the coding sequence ATGCCAATATCTCCCAATTTTACATCAGTTTTAAGCAAAGACTGGGAAATTAATTTCACGCAGTGCACACCAAACGGCTACTTAAAATATACCGATTTGTGCAATCTTTTACAATTAACCGCTGCAGCACATTCTGAAGTTGGCGGAATCAGCTTTACCGATATGCAGGAATTTGATCAGGCATGGGTTTTAAGCCGAATGCGTGTCGAAATTACAGCATTACCAAAATGGCAGGATGTTGTAACTGTAAAAACATGGATTAACAGTTTAGAAAATTCACGTTCTGTTCGTGCATTGGAAATGTACATAAACGGAAAAAAGATTGTTGGAAGCGAAACCTATTGGGCTGTTTTTAACACCAAAGCACGTCGTCCAGAAGCATTGGCATTACCTTTTGAACATTTTGAATTGTTCCCTGAAAAAAGAGCAACAACAGAAGGTTTTTCTAAAATAAATATCAACCACGAAAAAGAAGCTGTATTCGAAAAAACAGTCTATTTATCCGATTTAGATATTGTAAACCACGTCAATAACGTAAAATACTTCGAATGGTGCCTGGATCATGTCGATCCAAAAAGAATCATAAAACAAGAAGTAAAAAGCTTTGAAATGAATTTCATGAAAGAGCTTTCGTTACAAGATAACGTGGTAATTCACGAAAGCGAAGACGACGATCATAGAACAGCGACATTCAGCATTACAAAAGACGACAAAACGTGTTTTGCTTTGGAGCTGCATTGGAAGTAA
- the prfH gene encoding peptide chain release factor H, with amino-acid sequence MERIIQITAGRGPAECTWVVAQVLKKVLEEAQDQNLDVVLLQREKGEENGTIETASISVKGKNADQFVKSWIGTIQWIGQSQFRKMHKRKNWFIGIFEIEPQKNASVSENDIQYQAMRSSGAGGQHVNKVSSAIRATHIPTGIAVVAMDSRSQHQNKKLATERLLKKLEDEKLVQLKNHVGKQWENQLNVERGNPIRVFTGSDFKKIKVEKSYKGTRQKLKNDLRNENN; translated from the coding sequence ATGGAAAGAATAATTCAGATAACAGCGGGTCGCGGACCTGCAGAATGCACTTGGGTTGTCGCTCAAGTGCTTAAAAAAGTTTTGGAAGAAGCACAAGATCAGAATTTAGATGTGGTTTTACTGCAAAGAGAGAAAGGAGAAGAGAACGGAACAATTGAAACCGCATCGATTTCTGTAAAGGGAAAAAATGCAGATCAATTTGTGAAATCTTGGATAGGAACGATTCAATGGATTGGGCAGAGTCAGTTTAGGAAAATGCATAAACGCAAAAACTGGTTTATTGGGATTTTTGAAATCGAACCGCAAAAAAATGCATCAGTTTCAGAAAACGACATTCAATATCAGGCGATGCGAAGTTCCGGCGCCGGCGGTCAGCATGTAAACAAAGTGAGTTCAGCAATTCGTGCAACACATATTCCAACAGGAATTGCAGTTGTGGCAATGGACAGCCGTTCGCAGCACCAAAACAAAAAACTGGCTACAGAAAGATTATTAAAAAAATTAGAAGACGAGAAACTAGTTCAGCTTAAAAATCACGTAGGAAAGCAATGGGAAAATCAGCTTAATGTAGAGCGTGGAAATCCAATTAGAGTTTTTACAGGAAGTGATTTTAAAAAGATTAAAGTTGAGAAAAGCTACAAAGGAACTCGTCAGAAATTAAAAAACGATTTACGAAATGAAAACAATTGA
- a CDS encoding RtcB family protein has product MGNKLTGKDLIKLGFPKNNSINIALGQINRYRKREKKESILTEAKDVLLNPEKYEGNGTWGKVAEGLIKPVQVRMHQLNNTRAPFTIFGENEIDQQAKFQLYDSLKLPVSVAGALMPDAHSGYGLPIGGVLATDNAVIPYGVGVDIGCRMSLSIFDLPASHFKGKEHQLEAILKDNTKFGMYETHVSRVDHEVFHKSEFQDIPLLKNLLPKAYKQLGTSGGGNHFVEFGIAKIENPENEWKLEKGEYFAVLSHSGSRGLGANIAKHYTYLATKQCPLPKNVQHLAWLDLNTHDGQEYWLAMNLAGEYAKACHDDIHRRIAKAIGKRVVVTIENHHNFAWKEMVNGQECIVHRKGATPAGEGQLGIIPGSMTAPGYIVKGKGNADSLNSASHGAGRLFSRAKCKSTFTQSEIKKVLKANDVTLIGGNIDEAPMAYKDIEKVMANQTDLVEVLGTFTPKIVRMDR; this is encoded by the coding sequence ATGGGAAATAAACTAACTGGAAAAGACCTGATTAAATTAGGTTTTCCAAAGAACAATTCAATAAATATCGCTTTAGGGCAGATAAACAGATATAGAAAAAGAGAAAAAAAGGAATCTATTCTAACAGAAGCAAAAGATGTTTTGCTAAATCCTGAAAAGTATGAAGGAAACGGAACCTGGGGAAAAGTTGCTGAAGGTTTAATTAAACCCGTTCAGGTAAGAATGCACCAGCTTAATAATACAAGAGCCCCTTTTACCATTTTTGGTGAAAATGAAATTGATCAGCAGGCAAAATTCCAATTGTACGATTCATTGAAACTGCCAGTTTCGGTTGCGGGAGCTTTAATGCCAGATGCACATTCCGGATATGGATTACCAATTGGAGGTGTTTTAGCAACAGATAACGCTGTGATTCCATACGGAGTTGGTGTTGATATTGGATGTCGAATGAGTCTTTCAATTTTTGATTTGCCAGCTTCTCATTTTAAAGGAAAAGAACATCAGTTAGAGGCAATTTTAAAAGACAATACAAAATTTGGAATGTATGAAACGCATGTGTCAAGAGTCGATCATGAAGTTTTTCATAAAAGCGAGTTTCAGGATATTCCATTGCTGAAAAATCTTTTACCAAAGGCCTACAAACAATTAGGAACTTCTGGAGGAGGAAACCATTTTGTGGAATTTGGAATTGCTAAAATTGAGAATCCGGAGAACGAATGGAAATTGGAAAAAGGTGAATATTTTGCTGTTCTTTCGCATAGCGGTTCGCGTGGTTTGGGTGCAAACATTGCAAAGCATTACACGTATTTGGCCACAAAACAATGTCCGTTACCAAAAAATGTACAGCATTTGGCCTGGTTAGATTTAAATACGCATGACGGTCAGGAATACTGGCTGGCAATGAATTTAGCCGGAGAATATGCAAAGGCCTGCCATGACGATATTCACAGACGAATTGCCAAAGCGATTGGAAAAAGGGTAGTGGTAACAATTGAAAACCATCACAATTTTGCATGGAAAGAAATGGTAAACGGCCAGGAATGTATTGTACACAGAAAAGGTGCAACGCCTGCAGGTGAAGGACAATTGGGAATTATTCCCGGTTCGATGACGGCACCAGGTTACATTGTAAAAGGTAAAGGAAATGCTGATAGTTTAAATTCAGCTTCGCATGGTGCGGGACGTTTGTTTTCGCGCGCAAAATGTAAAAGCACTTTTACGCAAAGCGAAATTAAAAAGGTTTTGAAAGCCAATGATGTAACCTTGATTGGCGGCAATATTGATGAAGCACCAATGGCATACAAAGACATCGAGAAAGTAATGGCGAATCAAACGGATTTAGTTGAAGTTTTGGGAACATTTACACCGAAGATTGTTAGAATGGACCGCTAA
- a CDS encoding response regulator transcription factor, whose amino-acid sequence MENTNKRILLVEDDLNFGAVLKDYLMLNDFEVTLAKNGMEGFEKFKKDVYDLCILDVMMPYKDGYTLAKEIREKNSEVPIIFLTAKSMKEDVLKGYKAGADDYLNKPFDSEVLLMKIKAIIQRKSADTKAEQVQFEFNIGKFHLNSKLRFLTFQDEEPIKLSPKENELLKMLILHENDLMPRELALTKIWRDDNYFTSRSMDVYIAKLRKYLKSDEDVEILNIHGEGFRLVVKSKVSE is encoded by the coding sequence ATGGAAAATACTAACAAAAGAATACTTTTAGTAGAAGATGACCTAAATTTTGGGGCGGTTCTTAAAGATTATCTAATGTTAAATGACTTTGAAGTTACTTTAGCTAAAAACGGTATGGAAGGTTTCGAGAAATTCAAGAAAGATGTGTATGATTTATGTATTCTTGATGTAATGATGCCTTATAAAGATGGTTATACTTTGGCTAAAGAAATTAGAGAAAAAAATAGTGAAGTGCCTATTATATTTTTAACAGCAAAATCTATGAAAGAAGATGTGTTAAAAGGATACAAAGCAGGTGCTGATGATTATTTAAATAAACCTTTTGATTCAGAGGTTTTATTAATGAAAATTAAAGCAATCATTCAAAGAAAATCTGCTGATACAAAAGCAGAACAAGTACAATTTGAATTTAACATTGGTAAATTCCACTTAAATTCAAAATTAAGATTCTTGACTTTCCAGGATGAAGAGCCAATAAAATTATCTCCAAAAGAAAATGAATTGCTTAAAATGCTTATTCTTCATGAGAATGATTTAATGCCAAGAGAATTAGCTTTAACCAAAATTTGGAGAGATGACAACTACTTTACTTCAAGAAGTATGGACGTTTACATCGCTAAACTTAGAAAATATCTAAAATCTGACGAAGATGTTGAAATCTTAAACATTCATGGAGAAGGTTTCAGATTAGTTGTAAAGAGCAAAGTTTCTGAATAA
- a CDS encoding sensor histidine kinase, whose product MNKLFFRILVLLMSLSLIGIILVQVFWFNSSFKNNEEQFKYHVTQVIGNVADKLEQQEEYSFYDKYNRIKDSTGKIPQKEDLLEVLYVQRNTKTNKTIVYSNTLSSEDYDIDGSLFNKRFSSERFKNFSSKRVTEVYNNNNGIDNNSLGQSIIPDLKIEKSGSLDILNKVQQQIQYKDIASLTPIEGRITKDKLHKLLKKELEEYGVKTKFEYGIYSSGVPTKIKSDGFHYDKEATYNIPIYTDNEGNSRYELSVTFPNKKKFLLSELLSITILSIVFTLIIIVAYTSALNQLLRQKHISEIKTDFINNMTHEFKTPIATINLALDAIRSPKVIEDKEKVYRYLQMIRDENKRMHAQVENVLRISKLEKRELDITKEPTVVTDIIDDAIEHVNLILEDREGTVVKHYNAARTTCLINEVHFTNVLVNILENAIKYSPGTPEIEIFTENVKDMILIKVRDHGLGMSKIAQKRVFEKFYREHTGDLHNVKGHGLGLAYVKRIVEDHNGQVYVESEKGKGSTFIIKIPLIN is encoded by the coding sequence ATGAATAAATTATTTTTTAGAATACTTGTTTTATTGATGAGTTTGTCCTTAATAGGGATAATTCTGGTACAGGTATTTTGGTTCAATTCTTCATTTAAAAATAATGAAGAACAGTTTAAATACCACGTTACACAAGTAATTGGAAATGTTGCAGATAAACTTGAGCAGCAAGAAGAATACAGTTTTTACGACAAATACAACCGTATAAAAGACAGTACCGGTAAAATTCCACAAAAGGAAGACTTACTTGAAGTATTGTATGTACAAAGAAACACAAAAACAAATAAAACAATTGTTTATTCTAATACTCTAAGCTCTGAAGATTACGATATAGACGGATCTCTTTTTAATAAAAGATTCAGCAGCGAAAGATTTAAAAATTTCAGCTCTAAAAGAGTAACAGAAGTTTATAATAATAACAACGGAATTGATAATAATAGTTTAGGTCAAAGTATTATTCCGGATCTTAAAATTGAAAAATCCGGAAGTTTAGATATTTTAAATAAAGTTCAGCAGCAGATTCAGTATAAAGACATTGCTTCATTAACCCCCATTGAAGGTCGAATTACAAAAGATAAACTGCATAAACTATTAAAAAAGGAATTAGAAGAATACGGTGTTAAAACCAAATTCGAATACGGAATTTACAGCAGCGGTGTTCCAACCAAAATTAAATCGGATGGATTTCACTATGACAAAGAAGCAACATATAATATTCCGATATATACTGATAACGAAGGGAACAGCCGATATGAATTATCAGTTACCTTCCCAAATAAAAAGAAATTTTTATTATCTGAGTTATTAAGTATTACTATTTTATCGATAGTATTTACATTAATTATAATAGTTGCTTACACAAGTGCATTAAATCAATTACTGCGTCAAAAACATATTTCTGAAATCAAAACAGATTTTATTAATAATATGACGCACGAGTTTAAAACACCAATTGCAACGATTAACTTAGCTCTAGATGCTATCAGGAGTCCTAAAGTAATTGAAGATAAAGAAAAAGTCTATCGATATCTTCAAATGATAAGGGATGAAAATAAAAGAATGCATGCCCAGGTTGAAAATGTACTCCGTATTTCTAAATTAGAAAAAAGAGAACTTGATATTACAAAAGAACCAACTGTAGTAACTGATATTATTGACGATGCAATCGAGCATGTAAATTTAATTTTAGAAGACAGAGAAGGTACGGTTGTAAAACACTATAATGCAGCAAGAACAACGTGTTTGATTAATGAAGTGCATTTTACAAACGTATTAGTTAATATTTTAGAGAATGCTATAAAGTATTCGCCGGGAACACCCGAAATTGAAATATTTACAGAAAATGTAAAAGATATGATCCTGATAAAAGTAAGAGATCATGGTTTAGGAATGAGTAAGATAGCTCAAAAACGAGTGTTTGAGAAATTTTACAGAGAACATACAGGAGACCTTCATAATGTAAAAGGACACGGTTTAGGTCTTGCTTATGTAAAAAGAATTGTCGAGGATCACAATGGACAAGTATATGTTGAAAGCGAAAAAGGAAAAGGTAGCACCTTTATAATAAAAATACCATTAATAAATTAA
- the coaE gene encoding dephospho-CoA kinase (Dephospho-CoA kinase (CoaE) performs the final step in coenzyme A biosynthesis.), with product MTKIIGLTGGIGSGKTTIASFFKEEGVPVYIADDEAKKVMQSSEIINQIKTSFGESLFDNNVLNRSKLAEIVFNNKEQLEKLNAIVHPAVKKDFQSWLLQNKGMDFVVYEAAILFESGKYKEFDYIVTVTAPEDVRIERVMKRDNSTREQVLSRMKMQWNDEKRISLSNFVINNSNLKIAREEVGEILKILKIKQKQS from the coding sequence ATGACAAAAATAATTGGCCTGACTGGTGGAATAGGAAGCGGTAAAACAACAATTGCCAGTTTTTTTAAAGAAGAAGGTGTTCCTGTTTATATTGCTGATGATGAAGCTAAAAAGGTAATGCAGTCATCAGAAATTATAAATCAAATAAAAACTTCTTTTGGAGAGTCGCTCTTTGATAATAATGTTTTAAACCGGTCAAAATTAGCCGAAATAGTATTTAACAATAAAGAACAATTAGAAAAGTTAAATGCAATTGTTCATCCTGCTGTAAAAAAAGATTTTCAATCCTGGCTTTTACAAAATAAAGGAATGGATTTTGTGGTATATGAAGCAGCTATTTTGTTTGAAAGCGGCAAGTATAAAGAATTTGATTATATAGTTACCGTTACAGCACCTGAAGACGTAAGAATTGAAAGAGTAATGAAACGCGACAATTCTACAAGAGAACAGGTTTTAAGCAGAATGAAAATGCAGTGGAATGACGAAAAACGAATTTCTTTAAGTAATTTTGTAATTAATAACAGTAATCTTAAAATTGCGCGAGAAGAAGTTGGTGAAATTCTTAAAATTTTGAAAATAAAACAAAAACAGTCTTAA